In the Drosophila teissieri strain GT53w chromosome 3R, Prin_Dtei_1.1, whole genome shotgun sequence genome, ActgatcctgctgctcgtGCCACCCcggtggctgttgttgttgctgctgccgctgccgctgccaaaaGTCGCTTGTTAAacagcggaaacggaaacgccAACAGTCGCACAAAGCACAAAGGGAGCACAAGCGCACAGGCGACTTTTGGCAACAAGACGCCCACCGGCATCGGCAtccccatcatcatcgtcatcggcAACGGCATTCGCATCCATCCAGCCAACGTTTTGGAAAAGTGTAAATCAAACTAATTGAATGTTTTTCGCCGAGCGAACAGCCGGTGCCAAAGATATATAACTGCGACACGCCCCCTTTAACAGGCGTAGATACTGATTCtttcagcaaaaaaaaaaccgaatgCTCGTGCGATGataagaaattcaatttcgttcGATGCACACGCTTCTGGTTGAGTGGTGCACGCTCCTTTGACAATTTGATTTGGCAAATATCgcgcatacgcagtgttgcACTGGCCCAACTAATCAAAGGCCCATTGAGCCAGAGCTGGTAGTCGCTATTCATTAGCTCTTTGCTGCTGCCAAAGCAGGCCATATCGCAAtgcaatcaaaatgcaaacgGGAACTAATcgaaaatgcattaaaaaacaTAAGGTTTACTCTACGCACACTGCTAATTAAGTCTTAAGAATATCCGTTCACTAAACCGCTACTTTAAGCAACGTTACTTGCAAATTTTACCCTTGAATAAGCTAAAGAGaataaatacaatacaataataAACTTCTTAGCCACTTTCTAAGCAAAACCAATCTGCTGTCTAGTATCGCACATACACTCCGCAGTCAGGGTCAACTAATGAAAGCCAAGCATTAAAGCGAAGTGCCTAGGATCAGTGCTCGTTCCGCTAATAGTCGCTATTCATTAACCGGCAAACCCTCGAATCAATTTGCAGTGAACCCTTTAAGTGAGCTGCATTTAGCTTGCCCCAGTTTGGCCCACCTCAAACTCACCTGCATTTGTCTGCGGCTGCAAATTGCCGTTAACTTAATGAgcattttggccataaaatcaCTTGGCGCGGCTCTATTGCCACGACGCTGGCAGCCGGCACAATTTATTTGACTgttaattagaaatttaaattatgcgCTTAGCCTTTGCCCGCGAAGAGGCACtgcctcctcctgctcctcctcctgctcctcctgctacTCCTTCTATGCGCGCAAGCAGAGACGCCACCGATTACTCTCCGTTCGCCATTCAATTGGCGCTGCACAAAATTAATTGcaggcaacggcaacggcggGTAACCAGCGCCTTGGAGCATCATTTGCGCCCTGGCAAATtcgaaataatttataatttggcACAATTACGCTCAGCCACAGGCCCACcgcgtccttcgtccttcgacGACTGCAGCTTGCCGCAGGACGAGGGCCATGAACTGGCCTGATCCGCTCCCGGGCTTCTAGTTCGGTTTGGATTTTTGGGTTGGGGCTTGGATTTGGGCCCGGGGCTATATGGGTCCTTTGCCATGCAATTGCATTCTATTGATTTTCCTGGTTTCTCTGGCTGCCCGCCTGGCCAACCGGCTGCTGGTGGAGATGTAATAAACTTTCACTTGTTTTGTCGCCGTCGCCTCGaagcgggaaagcggaaaTCAGCGGGCGCCGCGGGGAAGTTGTGGACAGTGGTAAACACATTGCTCATAGCCAAAACATTTGGCACACTGCCCCGGCCAGACAACCAGGATGCACAGTCAGCGAAAATGGGGTATACGAACCCAGGCGATGAGTgccattaaattgcaattcatTCTGGACAATTAAACTTCAAGTGGCTAGCAAAATGTGGTCAATAAAGCCTGGCATCAAGCATTTTCtatcattatatatatttaatgttcaaataagaaatacaaaatttaatgtGTCTACTGCGTCTAATCGTTTTGGCCAAAGAATAGCATTTTTAtggaatacatttttatggccaaacaAAGACCCCCAAATGCACTTGCGACTTCCAACTTTCGCCTTAagcttaaaataataaaccttTCTATTAACAACATAAACTACCTCATAAATCATTAGGGGTATTTTACTTTAAGGTATCGAGAAACGGAAATTAAATCAACCATTTTGCCTTTACAGTTCGTCCTTTAAAAACTCTAATGTTTGGACTTTACTAAGCTGAAGCTTAAATGACCATCAACTTTCGGATTGCCGGattaaagcaaaataaatcttccatttttttctctgtgcagcaacagcaacagcaaaagcagcaccagcagcagcagctctaGCTAGGATTGTCAAGTGGTTTTTGGCTTGGTACCGAGATTTGGCTACGCTTTTGTGATTTCTTTTCTGCTGGTCCATTGTTTGCCCAGAAATTGGGTCAATAGCCTTTTGGGGGAGGTGTCCTGCCCGCAGCAACTGATGCTCGCTCccgcttttgcttttgcttctcctgctgatgatgatgataatgatgggGGGAATGATGAGGGCGACGgggatgctgatgatgatggcgctGGCGCTGGAGATGGCTAGCTCGGTGATGAGCAGCGAGCCTGGGCCAGACTTGCAGCCATTGTTTCAACTTCTGTGCATGTAATTTCCTCCTGCAGCATGTGCTGCTTGCAGCAAGTGTGTTGTtggcttttcacttttgttgctgccacacTGATTACTGCTGCTTGTTAGTGCGTTTGACTGTGCGGTTTTTATGCTCGTTTACATGCATGTATTTGTATACCAAAGTCCTTGCCAAGCACTAAGCACCCAACGCCCAGCACGCCCAGCACGCCCAgaacccaccacccaccaaaaAACCCCCTGCACTTTTGCCAAAATACACATTTTAGCTTAATTTGCAACTTGTTAGCTGGCAGCAAAACAATCTCCCGTCGGTCTCGCCAAAAACTCATgtgtaaacaaatcaaacttGAAACTAAAGCTTAGCCCCGAACATTTCGCAATAATGAGCACTGCTCGGGGGCCAAAAGAAAACTTGTTCTTGGTCCCGAGCAGCAGGGCAACAAGTGCGACAGAAGATAGAGCCAACTTTGTTAAATCAGCTTTAAGCTGCTGCAGCTATTTGTAGCCCACGCTCTTTGCTGCCAAGCAATGCTGATGTGCTGATGTGCTGGTGTTTGCCAAGTTCCTTTACATTTCGAAGAAACAAAGGTCCATTTTATGCCCAACCCAAGCCATGCGCAGGAGCCACTTGACTCGATTCCGGATTTAGCAGAAGAGCGTTGTTTAAAATGCGTAACCATATCCCGGCCATGAATTTATGCAGTCAACTGTGTAAAAGGCGTAAAATGTCCAAAGACCATCAGTGACATCGAGGGTGGTGCCTTGGCCTGGCGtggcattttgttttggttggaGGAAACCGCCGGAAGGACTGCTTCTCCAGTCGCATCCAACCGGCGGCCTCTCATTTATTTCATGCTCCATTGCATTGCGATATGTGTCAGGAGCCGTGCAATCAGGCACTcggaaaaataaatgataagAAACTTAATACAAACTTggataaatacatttaatttgtaagcCAAGACCGTTTAATGAGGCACGCTGGCTGCCGGAAAAAGCTCGTCGTGTTTAGATATCAAAGGGGTAACCTTTAAgttcataaaaaaaacatgtgAATCTATTTGTTTCCTGTGCACTAGGAATAACAAGAGTCTGCTGCGATCTACGTAAGCCAGTGTCTTAAAGACAACGTTTTTCCGAATCCATCTGGGACTTGTTTGGCCAGCTCACTACTCGCACTCGttgtttttattcaattaCCAATTCGAATTCGAATGCTGTCATAGCCTCACTCCAGTTCAtcgccagcagctgcagccgttTGTCTTGCCAATTGGCCGAAGCCATCAACAAACCGAACCCAAGCGGAGCATTATTGTAATTCAGGCAGctaccaaccaaccaaccactcGCGCtcgattttaaattgtttggaagcaataaaaagtttatcaaGTGTAAAGCGAAAAACAGCGCACGAAGCCCTTGACTTTCGGCACTCGGTGTTAATTGTTTGAGCTTTAAGTTGGCAAATGGTGCCACATTTCAAGGACCTTTGCAAAAGTAAAGCTCCCCGGACTTTATTCAAGGCAGCATTAATACAAAACAATGGGCTCGTAAACCACCCACACAATCACTTGCACAAAAGCGGAGAGAGAAAGACgcacaacaaataaatcaattggcTTTGCCTAAAACgtttgaaattgatttcaagTTCTTTGGCCCATTGTTTTTATATGCAACAAAGGGacaatttttcatttccaacgacaacaataaaagcaacACAAGGTCCTTTTCATGGTGGCACATGGACGTAGaccaacgcacacacacacacacacacactgggaTAGACACACACATGCGGTCGATCCCTGGGCATGTAAATTGGCCGCATTGTTTATGAGCTCTGCTATCCTGCGTGTCCTCCAGCCTCGTCCTTCGAGGGACTATTGATTGTCAATTCAGTTTAAGCGCCGCCCATAAATTCAGTAAATGAGCGGAGGTCCAGTCGAAGCCGCTGCcatttttcttaatttgctgaaatgcacaaaaacaattttcgattTCCACGAAAGACGCCCACATCGCGAATTCGAATTCTATGGCTGATAGTTTGCCATTATCCTTAACTAAAATATCCTTTAGATAGTCTCCCAAATATGGTaacttgatttgatttgaaatcattttgaaaGCTAAAAGATTAGGAGGTACTAGTACTTATCATTTTCAAGCCCAGATTCGGAGAGCCAAAGGCTATCGAGTTGCACTTCAAATGTTTGTGTGCCCTACCTTTGTTTGGTCATTAGACCTGACACATTGTCAACACGCAACAACTGCCAACGAGTGACAGCAGTCAACTGTTTATGTTTGCCATTTAGCAggcaaaacattttgattacgcatacgccatgtggatCGAAGCGACGTTTGTTGCTTTGACAGGCGCCTCGAATTCCATTCGCCCATAAATAAAAGTCATCTGCTGGTCATCAGTCGATTGGAGATGCATTCGCTGCTTGTTTGTGTTTCAGCGCTTTGGTTTTGTCAGCTTTGCGAAGCGCCGATTGGGAATCAACTCTGCAAGGATTGTCGGATGAATGTGATATATCCTGATGGGGAAAAAGGCAACCAGCACTTGGCGGAAAACCGTCAAATAGTTCGAATCATCAACAAATACAAGCGAATCAGAACGCAAGAATCGGAATATCGAGATGAGATCGGGTTGCGTAGTTTCCAGTCAAAGGAGCTCAGCTTTATAGCGAAGGTAAAGGTGGGAAATTCGGTGCGATGCAGTGCAGCCTTGGTGGCTCCACGTTTGGCGATCACCTCCAGTTATTGCTTTGTAAACGACTCCTCTATGCCGCTGGAAATTATCTTCAGCGGCGGAGGAATCATCGCTGTGGATAATGTAGTGAAACCG is a window encoding:
- the LOC122621568 gene encoding uncharacterized protein LOC122621568, which produces MHSLLVCVSALWFCQLCEAPIGNQLCKDCRMNVIYPDGEKGNQHLAENRQIVRIINKYKRIRTQESEYRDEIGLRSFQSKELSFIAKVKVGNSVRCSAALVAPRLAITSSYCFVNDSSMPLEIIFSGGGIIAVDNVVKPDFCPEISVLHLTRPSEINPIALCQYDLPLGTKVSMMMASSDLIYYGRRRTEIISNRVCKTTFQKEDSMYITPSMLCARNSANPEKCATAPGDALLIDHQLCGLNIYGFRCFQNALNGDLYINLHKLQPMIGDLIRKLNG